The following is a genomic window from Pygocentrus nattereri isolate fPygNat1 chromosome 8, fPygNat1.pri, whole genome shotgun sequence.
CACTGGTGGATGGTTAACCAAGGCCACGATTCCGAGATCCACGTCCGACCTCACCTTGTCCTTTTTGTCCTGGCGGGCGTAGGGAAAACAGGGGATGACGGCAGTTACGCGGGAGGCAGACGCGATCTTGCAGGCGTTAATCATGATCAGGAGCTCCATCAAGTTGTCATTGATCTCTCCGCAGCCACTCTGGACGATGTACACATCCTCGCCGCGGACGCTCTCTCCAATCTCCACACTGGAGCGGCAAACAAAAGAGCACCACTGGAGTGACAAAGGCCAAGCATATGAACCACAAGGGCAGCGGAGGTTAATATAGCGGCTACATGCATTTCATCATTTATATTCAAGGCTGAAAAGGTTCCTGACGGTCTTCTGTGTTGTGCTTTGAACTAAAGGAGGGATGCAGACCACAGAATCCAACCAAAAGCAGAGATCACTTACATCTTCAATAAACCATCTCTTTATAAACACAAAGAAATACAGAACTGTGAACTgaaaacatataataataataataataataataaactgaaTAACGCTGCTGCCCTGACCGCACTTTGAATGGTGGCCAACGGGTAGTTTATATTCTGGAACTACTTTGATCCGCTGAAGTATTTAAGTCgttaatggaaaaataaatcaataacttCACATCTGAGCAGCTTTTATTCATCCTGGTTAATGAGGGGTTACAGAGACCTGGCAACCAGCCCCGGGGTAGTCAAGGTACCCTTGTCCAGTTGCCTTGGCAGACTAATACCAAACAAAACCCAAACAGGCAGGAAGGTGTTGGTCAATGAGCACTCGGATCACTGACACGCCGCTTTAACCAGGAGTCGTCTTCAACACTCTCCAGTGGTCATATGTCAAACTAGTATCCCAGATCTTTATGTCtgcaggggaattccacctaattttttccaaatttctgtcTAATTCATcggttgagatataaacaaacccgcccagactggtttgatgtgaaacggtccgtttactctgatttcttcacagtggtggtgataggaaccaggagtcctGGTGTCTACAACGCATCTACagggaatgctgatgatggaaaactgttttccttttctggctactttgccttacaacacccctgaattaaaataaatggactaAATGTGTTTTAGAGAAAACCTCGTCATTAGTCCATCGTAAAACAGAGTTTTAGACACCAGGCCAGTGAATTCAGAGCCATGTATTAATAACTCCTGCGATGGAGCTTTGAGGCTGTTGGAAGGTGGACGCCTGGCTTCCACGACCACCTCTGCGAACTTCTCTGACcgggtttctctagaatgaagcatttcgcaccaaaccactGGATATACTGGTGTAGTAAAGGTTTAGTTACTCAGGAATTCTGAAAATTCGGTGGCGTTCCCCTTCAGCGGGAGTTTTCTCAGCGCTCTAACGCGTTAGTGCCCGTTCGGTTCGGTTCGGTCGCGTTACAAAAAGACGCAGAGTTTAAGAGAAAAACCCCTAAAGAGCCTCACTGGGCTCGATATGGAACCACAGCTACTCAGTCCTGTCAGAAAAGCCTGGTCCGTTTCTGCTGCCTCGCACATCAACACAGCGCGGCGCTTCAACGCCCAGCTAACCGAACCGAACCGAACTAACCTAGAGAGCTCAGTAACCCGCGCACTGCGGGTCTGGCTTAAGACCGATCAGAACCCAGAACACAAGCTAAACTGGCAAACAGTCTCCCAGTAAAGCAGGGCTGCTAAGCTCGCTGCTCTGTGAGCGCGGGTCTGAGGAAATCTGTGCTGCATTCTGGGAGTTGTAGTCTTCGCCGCCCCACGTGGAGGGACCGACTGCACAAGCTGAACTACAAGTTCCGATGGCGCTCGAAAGTCGGCGGCGCACGGGAGACCGAGCAGCCAGCCACCGCAGCGGAGTAGCGGGCTCACCATGTTTCCTGGTTGCTGAACTTCTTGGTGACGACCTTGCCCAGCTCCAGCCCCAGGCGGTCGGCGATGCGCTGCGACAGGTCCTGGTGGGAGCTCCCGCTGAAGATCTTGATGTTCGGCATGTTTTCGCGCGTTCCTGCGACTCGCGGTGCGCGCGACAAAGGACGACGGGGCAGAACGGCCTTCGCGCTGAAGGAAGCGATCCCCGCTCGAGCTGGAGGCGGCTGGCGGTGTCGGTGAGGCGCTGGTGCCCGGTGGTGAAACTGCCCTGGTCAGGTGGATGTCTTCCCTACCTCTCCGCCATAGCTGGTCTCACTAGCCTCCCGATGGCACGCGAGATCACATGCGAGCCGTGCCTGCTGACGTCACCGCGTTGCGGACAGGGGGCGTGTCAGCACGCTGAGATGCGGCCTCCGTAGGGCACTCACAGGGAAAGGCCGCCGAGGCCGCGCTACATTACCGTttcattacaatacaatactttACAGTAtgatacattacaatacaatactttACAATACTttacaatataatacattacaatacaatactttACAATATAATAcgatacaatacattacaatacgatacaatatgatacattacaatataatacgatacaatacattacaatacaatacaatatgatacattacaatacaatactttACAATACTttacaatataatacattacaatacaatactttATAATACTttacaatataatacattacaatacaatactttACAATATAATAcgatacaatacattacaatacgatacaatatgatacattacaatataatacgatacattacaatacaatacaatgcaatgctCGAAgagccctttgagcttcgagtacagctcggcttgacccgccatccttcaaggcgcgttcCCCCAGGTGGGAGAAtgaactgtagtgtattgtatcatattgtatcgtagtgtattgtagtgtgttgtagtgtagtgtgttgtagtgtagtgtagtgtagtgtagtgtgttgtagtgtagtgtattatattgtagtgtgttgtagtgtagtgtagtgtagtgtagtgtattgtagtgtagtgtattgtagtgtattgtattgtagtgtagtgtgttgtagtgtattgtagtgtagtgtagtgtagtgtgttgtagtgtgttgtattgtagtgtagtgtgttgtagtgtagtgtagtgtgttgtagtgtagtgtgttgtagtgtgttgtagtgtagtgtagtgtgttgtagtgtgttgtattgcactgttctgtgttcagctctgctccttctctctctgtatcagtgactgtgtttctatcagtgtctgagctcaggaccgtctctctctctaacctgctggtaactagcagagagacgttctctagacagacgaagctcttcctgtaagtcgctctggatcagagcgtctgctaaacgctgtaaatgtgaGTGTGGTTCAGTTCGAGTTTTGAGCCATCAAAACatccatttctggctttgtaggccagcattagggtttaaatccgatgcagctacaggaagccagtgaagggagcgcagcagtggggtgacgtggctgaacttgggcagattgaagacgagccgagCTGCcgcatcctggatgagctgcagaggcttgatggccgcatgggaagaccagccaagagtgagtcgCAGTAGTCGAGTCTTGAGATGACGAGACTGAACGAGCACCTGGccggcctctcgggtgaggaagggtccaCCGCACAAGGGTCCACCTCACATGTTCTACGGTCGTCTAACCTGTGGCCCTTTGCCGTTCCACGGTCTCGGATGAGACTTAAAGGCGACCGCGCCTTTTCTGTAGCTGCCCCAGGACTCTGGAATCATAACGGAATCTCCCACAATAGAGGTTTTTAAGTCAAATcttaaaatctgttttcttgACTTTTGAGTGTTTTTAATGATGCACTCAGTGTCTGTTCTGTCCCGGTTGGTTCTGTCTTGCCAGCGTAGctcttctatttttgttttgtttgatgttttgtgtGCATGTTATTTCTTTTCCTTGATCAATGTGTTGTGTAGTTCTGATTGTTTAGTAGTGGATGTGTTCATTGATATTATTGTGCAGGACTCTGGCCCACACttgtcttttaaatgtcatACAGAAATAAAGGTGACTTGACTGCCCTGTCAGTAGTCCACTAGAGGTCAGTGTTGAGCCATAGAGCATACTATTACACATTAATGCTGTTAGGCCTAGTGAAGCACAAGCTGGAAGGAGTGTTCATGTAATTAACAGGTGGCCTGACGTCCATCAGAGAACCAGAACCTTTTTGACCCATTGATGCCCAAAAACCCATTTAGTATAATTTTAGGAAAAATGCCACATAATTTATTCTATAAATAAAactatgtatttatattttggaTGAACATTTAACCTCTTTTTAATTATATGTACAAATTTGGATTTATATTGGATTTATAAAATTtggaatcgtccaccaaccaaaaatatccagccagcagcgtcctgtgggcagtgtcctgtgggcagcgtcctgtgggcagcgtcctgtgggcagcgtcctgtgaccactgatgaaggactagaggatgaccaacacaatctgtgcagcagcagatgagctgtcgtctctgactttacatctacaaggtaggagtgtctaatagagtggacagtgagtggacacagtgtttaaaaaagactgcttatagtatattatagctttattattatattgttttattatttttgcaattttattAGGTGAAATTATTCCgttaagaatatatatatatatatatcactgctgtgggaagaaaaacctattgtcctttatattgtgcagAAATTGTAAGATGggtggacggatggacagaagTAAGGGGATGGCATACTGAGTCAATTTTATTCTGTAAAAAGTGAGAAAATTCATTGCATAATTTAACTGAACCACGAGAAGCTACTACAGGGGGCTGCAGTAGTTTGTCAATAATGTTGAAAAGGGTCCTGGGCCGGCAAGATAGATAAGAGGAACGTGGCCTATTTAAAGCATCTCCGTATCTAGACGTATGATCTGCATAGGCTAAGGAATATACAGTAAGGCCAGTTTTCCTATAAAGCCGGTCAAGACGTCAGCCAGTGGCTCTCATAGCCCTGAGCTCAACAGTAAACACGGTGAAGAGCCGGAGGACGGCGTTTGTTTAAAGGGTGCAAGATGAAATCGTTACATACAGAGAGAATCTCATCAGGACAGGACAGGGAAGAGACGCCAGAGAGCGGCGAAGTACGGAATTACTACCATACTGAACGTTCCTGGCTCGGCTTTTTCTCTATAACAGCGAATTTCACCtctaaccactctgaatgacttttgtttacatctcaaccattaaaTAATGCTTAAATTTGgaaaattcagtggaattctcctttaaattcCCCTGGGCCTTTTGTCAAAACAAAGTCCCACATCCCAGACATGAACTAAGGCCAacatgttatatattttattgtgaatAGCACTTCATTAACTTATTCCTAACTTCATTAACTTATTCCTAACTTCATTAACTTATTCCTAACTTCATTAACCTATTCCTAACTTCATTAACTTATTCCTAACTTCATTAACTTATTCCTAACTTCATTAACTTATTCCTAACTTCATTAACCTATTCCTAACTTCATTAACCTATTCCTAACTTCATTAACTTATTCCTAACTTCATTAACTTATTCCTAACTTCATTAACCTATTCCTAACTTCATTAACCTATTCCTAACTTCATTAACCTATTCCTAACTTCATTAACTTATTCTTAACTTCATTAAACTATTCTTACTTCATTACCCTATTCCTAACTTCATTAACTTATTCCTAACTTCATTAACTTATTCCTAACTTCATTAACTTATTCCTAACTTCATTAACCTATTCCTAACTTCATTAACTTATTCCTAACTTCATTACCCTATTCCTAACTTCATTAACTTATTCCTAACTTCATTAACCTATTCCTAACTTCATTAACTTATTCCTAACTTCATTAACCTATTCCTAACTTCATTAACTTATTCCTAACTTCATTAACTTATTCCTAACTTCATTAACCTATTCCTAACTTCATTAACTTATTCCTAACTTCATTAACTTATTCTTAACTTCATTAAACTATTCTTACTTCATTACCCTATTCCTAACTTCATTAACTTATTCCTAACTTCATTAACTTATTCCTAACTTCATTaccttattctccagggtatattttggtttgtccatctgaatttattattcagtaaattattatatataattataaattattcagtaaaatgaaataaatctacatttttgtttcatttatttatttatttttataaaagcccctcaaatgagcagaacgtgtgtttatgatctccacatatcactacatgctcacaatttactgctgaaagccaaaaatctgcgccgctctttgtgttgttctctaaaagtgatgtttccagagcagatcactgaagagacgccgtctgtttatagtttagagcccagatttggggaaaaacggctcgactttcagcagaaaaacaaactgagttcagcttcttttattataagggtttaaaatgacgtcaccgtctattagactggagagaagagctacagcctcacacgacgcccagcttctgaatggagcttatggagtatgaacgttatgaagaacatgaccgagtgcggtttgggaccaccggtggtctcgaggagtttaagaggttacgAAGTTTCAGGGCTATATTTTCGTCCTCTAGATGTCAGTGTTGCACCTCAGAGAGACCTTCGTTTTAATGCGGGTTCGGTGGGATTGACTGAGCACAagagttctggactgcaggctcaCCTGAACTTACCCAGCACCAGCCTGGAGGACAGCTCTATGTTGTGGTGGTCAGAGATCTCTGTTGTGGTGGTCAGAGATCTCTGTTGTGGTGGTCAGAGATCTCTGTTGTGGTGGTCAGAGATCTCTGTTGTGGTGGTCATAGCTCTATGTTGTGGTGGTCATAGCTCTATGTTGTGGTGGTCAGAGATCTCTGTTGTGGTGGTCATAGCTCTATGTTGTGGTGGTCAGAGATCTCTGTTGTGGTGGTCAGAGCTCTATGTTGTGGTGGTCAGACATCTCTGTTGTGGTGGTCATAGCTCTATGTTGTGGTGGTCATAGCTCTATGTTGTGGTGGTCAGAGATCTCTGTTGTGGTGGTCATAGCTCTATGTTGTGGTGGTCAGAGCTCTCTGTTGTGGTGGTCAGAGCTCTCTGTTGTGGTGGTCAGAAATCTCTGTTGTGGTGGTCATAGCTCTATGTTGTGGTGGTCAGAGATCTCTGTTGTGGTGGTCATAGCTCTATGTTGTGGTGGTCAGAGCTCTATGTTGTGGTGGTCAGAGCTCTATGTTGTGGTGGTCAGAGCTCTATGTTGTGGTGGTCAGAGATCTCTGTTGTGGTGGTCATAGCTCTATGTTGTGGTGGTCAGAGCTCTATGTTGTGGTGGTCAGAGATCTCTGTTGTGGTGGTCATAGCTCTATGTTGTGGTGGTCAGAGCTCTATGTTGTGGTGGTCAGAGATCTCTGTTGTTGTGGTCAGAGCTCTCTGTTGTGGTGGTCAGAGCTCTATGTTGTGGTGGTCAGAGCTCTATGTTGTGGTGGTCAGAGATCTCTGTTGTGGTGGTCAGAGCTCTATGTTGTGGTGGTCAGAGCTCTATGTTGTGGTGGTCAGAGCTCTATGTTGTGGTGGTCAGAGCTCTATGTTGTGGTGGTCATAGCTCTATGTTGTGGTGGTCAGagctccttgtttctgtgctgacGCTATTTAGAGCGAAGCCCACTGCAACGCTGTGGTCGTGGCGTCACACGCGCGTGGGCGTGGTTTAGCGGATAGAGCGCTGTGGCAGACGGAGCTGCGCGAGAGCGAAGCGGAGCGGCGCGCGGGGTGGATCGTCCCCTCGGACTCTTCAGTTATGGACGGAGCGGAGCCGGAGCGGCGCGTGTCCTCACCTGTCCTTAGAGCAGCCCTCACGGTCGGTCACGCGAGCGAAGTTCTGCGCGTTTGAGCGGGGGAATGTCCTCAGAGCAGCAGCGGAGATGGACACAGTTAAAtgagagtggggtcagcggcgAGTGTCCGAGCAGAATGTAGACAGATTTCTGTCTGAAGCGCTGAAAAGAGCGACAGAGGACGTTCCTCTAACCTGctgcctcctctctccctcctttcccGAAGGACTGACTCCGATCCTCGCTCCTTGGTGAAGAGGAGTGCAGTCAGGATTTAACTGCAGCCTCCGCGAGTCTCCGTCCGGCTTCTGGCTGGAAGAATTTCTTCTCATAATATAGATAAAGTCCTCAGCTCGGTGTGAAATTCAGAGCCGGTCGGTCACTCGAGCGCAGGCTTCCTTACAGGGTCTGTCTGGAAGGAGTTGGGTTTGTTTCAGCAGCTCGTTCCGCTCTCTCCGCCATGGCTTTACCCGACAACTCCAGTGGCGTTCCGGAGGAACTTACCTTTCCTGAGATTATTGAACTAAACGTCGGGGGCCAGGTGTACATAACCCGCTACTCCACCCTGACTAGCGTGCCGGACTCCCTCTTGTGGGAGATGTTCAGCCAGAAAAGCCCTAAAGGCTTGGCTCGCGACACCAAGGGTCGCTTCTTTGTCGACCGAGATGGCTTCCTGTTTCGCTACATACTGGACTACATGCGAGACCAGCAGCTTGTCCTGCCTGACCACTTCCCTGAGCGAGGGCGGCTGCAGCGGGAAGCCGAGTTCTTCAACCTTCCAGAGCTGGTCAAGCTGCTGGCCCCAAAGATCAGCAAACAGAACTCCCTGGGCGATGAGGGTTGCCAGAGTGACCCCGAGGAGTCGTCGCCCAGCGCCGATGCCGCTCGCAACCTGGCCTCTCTCGGGGCGGCGGCGGCCACCTGCTCCAGCTTAGTGTCCGGCAGCGGGGACGGCAAGCGCTCCGGCTTCATCACCATCGGCTACCGGGGGTCCTACACGTTGGGCCGCGACAGCCAAACAGACGCCAAGTTCCGGCGGGTGGCTCGGATTATGGTATGTGGGAAGACCTCTCTGGCCAAGGAGGTTTTTGGGGAAACTCTGAACGAGAGCCGGGACCCCGATCGGCCCCCGGAGCGCTACACCTCCCGCTACTACCTGAAGTTTACTTTCCTTGAGCAGGCCTTCGACAAGCTGGCTGACGCCGGCTTCCACATGGTGGCCTGCAACTCGACAGGGACCTGCGCCTTCGCTCACGACCAGACGGACGACAAGATTTGGACCAGCTACACTGAATATGTGTTTTACCGTGAGTGAGCTCAGAACCTCTGCTCCTGCGCCTCCACCCAgcctcccctcctctctctgagACGGCACTCCCTGCAGTAGATGTAGAAGCTTCTAGATTACCACCCCAAAACACCTCCATCCATCCAGACTCTTTCCCTCAGCAGAGCCCTCGCTGTGGTCGACCACCCCCGCCCCCCTTCAAGCTAACTGTCCCTTCTAACCGCAGCCCTCCCCTCAGCCAGAGACTGCTCCTGATTTTTGTGTAACCACCTCTAACGTTTCTGGCCTCTGTGAAGTACAGTGTCGTGCTCTTTGAGTTCATTTTGTGGTGTTGATTTGCTGTTAAACCGTTCAAAGTGACAAAAGGGCCAGTTGAAAAGGGCTTGGAAGAATCAACCAAATAGTCGGACGTCTTGTAAAGCTTTCCGGATTGTCCATCCCTAATGAAAAAGATGTGTTCTTCGGTCAAGCCACGTTTTGAAATGTCTTTTGGGACCAAACCTTTAGAAAACCAGCACGTAGACACGATAACCGTATCAGCCGTACAGTAAACGACAGGCATGTCGCTCTGAAGCTGCATGTAAATAACGTACAGCTGTCACTAGAAGATAGAATGGTGTTGTACGTTTTAGCTCTGGTCAGCTGACGCCAAACAGTTTTAGGAAGAAATGCAGCTTGTCTCATACTATTTTATGGTACATGTAACTAGGAAATAGTGTTAAAACGAGAAGGGAAATTTGCTTTGTTGCCAAAACGGGTCAATAAGGTGACTGGCGAGTGAAGAGGAAGAGCCCATGAAAGGCACCAAAACAAAAGGATTAAGACGTTGCCTGAAATCTGCTCAGAAGGAAAGGCTGGTGAGATGTATTGATGGTGACGTGGGACCTTCAGTATTCTTATCGCCTACACTGCAAGGGGAGATGTTAGGCATTGCATTAGAGTCTGTGTTGTAtcctttttattatattttaatttcctCAGCTGGTTTCCAACCAAACTGTTTAATGTGGcttttttgaaagaaaacaagCTGTTTAGTTTCCTGCCATGTGTGTACATGAATCATGGAAAATCACTTTCCAGCCTTTCCTTATAAGGATCCGACATGTGGTTGTGTAAGCAAACCTTTTTTTCATTACTAACCGAGTTCAGTGTCAGTGCTTAACTTTTGGTTGAACAAATAAAGTGCGACTCATTCAGGTTAATGTGGCCCTCATGATAGTGGAACGCCAGGCGTTACGTAGAGGATAAAAGGTTGTGATTGTGAAAGTTTAGACAAAAAAGCCCAACGTTTTCAGGTACACCCTCAGGACAGCCATGGCTTTGCACAGCAGTTGTTACCTCAGATCAAAGGACAGAATTGTACAAACTATTAAGGcacaaaatacaaacacagctcttATCATAGGCGTTCTTCACCAGTTGCCCTCTTCAGCAGTGGATCCTGGCCAAAAGTTATTGTTTTATAAGCCTTTTACTCTCGTTTGAAGTTCATGTGAAGCATTGCGTGTTGTAAAAGGCAACGAAGTGTCATTAACTAAGCATGAATAAAGCAGCAATTACGGAAGATGTACTCTGAACTGATCATCTTTCATTTGTGTGTCACCGTCATAAAGCTCGGGAGGCTCGTCATCTAATCTCAGAGATgcgttttaaaaagaaaataaaagcttcgGTTAATAACGAACGACTGCAGTGATCAAAAACAGGCGCACGTCTGTTCTCCCTGATTCTGTCTGAGGAGAAATGCCATCTTCTTGTATTTTACTGAATTTCTATCAATTACTTCTTGCTCTGAAACAGGGTCACATGGGAGTTGTCGTAACGCTGCTGTGTGGCGTATGTGTATCACTGAAGTGGAAGGCATTAAAGCGTTTTTATCAGGCGTGTCTCCCCTGAGCACACTTCTCCTCCCAGCGACGAGCACAGCCTCCTTCTCTCGCTCGTCCGCCTtctcatcttcctctctctctgtgacaaCTTCAAAGGCTGACCAAAGACAAGGCCAGAATAGAAACCAGGGCGAACGCATAACCGGCTCCCTCAAAGCAGATTACCCAGCCCTTGTATTGCTGTGACTAATCTAAGTAATTAACCTTCGGATTAGACTCTCAGGTGGCACAGCGAGAACCTTAAAGTTTCCCTCAAAAATAGCAGAAATATTACGTTTGTTGGGCTTCGCCTGATGGGCACAGCGCAGTGTCCCTTTGAAAGAGGAGAGCTTCGTATTTGAAGTGTCTTATCTGTCTGAAGAAAATCCTCCACCCTAATCTGGAGGCTAAGATGGTGCGGATCCATGATATAATCTTATTTTCATCTGCTTTTCTGTTTGCCCCAAGTGCAGTTGATTCAGAAAGACCTTCACTATGAAGAGGTTCATATACCGCTGTTctgggaagaaaacctcgtatctccaaaactttacaggagaaggaaaaaacatactttacttttaatgtaagtcagtggaaccggacgtctttccaagtcattttgggtcgtttcttttggtccattcatcatgaaatttacgcacgatataaagagcaacagggactttcaaattatgtcaaaaaccaagTGTCCATTGCAGTGCAGTCATAGGATAGTTTTTGCTAAAACTGAAGAGCAGTGTTTATAAGCCTGcataacacctacataagctgACATAAGTCTATATAAACAgttatacattttcatttctacAAAGCATACAAGCATGACACTTTCTTGGGGGTGAATAACATAAATTGACAATAGCAGCCTCTATAACCGCTGAGGCTTGTTGGAATAAGACTCTATAAGTGTTTATGTAGATGTAAGTCGGTTGTCATGAAGGGCTTATAGTTTTATACTGCAGTTGGAACCAAATCATGGCTGTAAGCACAGAATGGTGCTTATTCCATACAGGAATCGTAGCCCTGCATAATCTCCTCACATCATTTCATGGGGCCATAAGTAATTGGACAGCGGGCTGCTCAGTTGTTTCTGTG
Proteins encoded in this region:
- the kctd12b gene encoding BTB/POZ domain-containing protein KCTD12b, with the translated sequence MALPDNSSGVPEELTFPEIIELNVGGQVYITRYSTLTSVPDSLLWEMFSQKSPKGLARDTKGRFFVDRDGFLFRYILDYMRDQQLVLPDHFPERGRLQREAEFFNLPELVKLLAPKISKQNSLGDEGCQSDPEESSPSADAARNLASLGAAAATCSSLVSGSGDGKRSGFITIGYRGSYTLGRDSQTDAKFRRVARIMVCGKTSLAKEVFGETLNESRDPDRPPERYTSRYYLKFTFLEQAFDKLADAGFHMVACNSTGTCAFAHDQTDDKIWTSYTEYVFYRGKAPSPPNTCDPEVLDKPDDQPTEDQCKVISDADPDLQDVPPLDPVEPLPNQDSPELPLPPPPPPIFDPSTPPPNPRPNPPLNPPLSPPPIPTISPARPTTLALKTLPRPVATKENGGPLAQDPEEEERKMMEEELKKCIEDFHKIRIPKLFPDRKRTWQNDLLKKYNA